The window accttatatggggggggtagggtcaattatggaccgatccacataaaatttcatagagaggttttggctagaaagaaacttacttatgtcaaatttcatcgctatacttctatttttaagcgagtaatgagcgttaaagtaattttctgaaggggacgttatatgggggtcgggtcaattatggaccgatatatataaaatttggttgagagatattgacttgcatgaaacttatgtgtgtcgaatttcatcgctatattcttatttttaagccagtaatgagcgttaaagtcatttttgaagcggacgttatatggggggtagggtcaattatggaccgatatacataaaatttggttgagagatattgacttgcatgaaacttatgtgtgtcgaatttcatcgctatattcccatttttaagccagtaatcagctatttggtaattttctaaaggggaccttatatggggggtaggtccaattatggtcctatgtccgttataatgcagaattattttgtagacgtcaaaaaactgacctattcgaaattttgtggtatttgcttcataaacaacgaatttgtgaatatttgaagctatttatacaatattccggggggtacatttgtatgggggctatgtgaaatcgttgaccgattttgcccattttcaataccaaacatttctgatcaataaaatatattttgggaaaatttcatctcaatatctcttattttgtggacgctatcgtgccaacaacagacagacggacggacatggctagatcgtcttagaatcttacgaggtcccagaatatatatactttatggggtcttagagcaatatttcgatgtgttacacacggaatgacaaaatcaatataccccccataaAAATGGATGTAAACTGCAACAATGTCTGCCAAATGACGTTCAGACTGTTTCATGTTTATCGATTGTCTCTTAATAAGATGTACAAACATCAAAACATTATCATAGCGGAAGAACTGACAATCACTGGATCCACTTCTCTCATGCTGCAAATATCTTCTATTCCATTTCTTATAtatcaaaagttttcttaacGATATCGTATGAAACGAATAAAATCCCACACTCAATCTCGTGTAATGCGATTAATTTGTTTCGTAAAAATCGCGTGCACTAAATACGCACAGATATACTGTACTAAGGCCTCTAATGACGTTAATCCCATTTTCCGGTGTATCTAATAGGGAATAAGAGAAAATAACTGTTTTGTCGTCGTAAAAAGTTCTTCCCTAGAGAAaacattttctgtttttaaagcTGTTGATTAGTTAATATGTCGTTGAATAAAAAGGGGAACTGAGAACGTGTGTTAGTTTGAAAGTAgtatgaatgtcgagagttttaccGTGAGcccctgccttgacggccttatcttaCGGTGGATTTTTTAGAGTATtagagctatctaatctctgacgaTTAGGTgtcctctgttgattcggcaacagcacctagtgACGTAACCGGTGGAACGAAGTActatccatcaataagccgaaggcattgttcttactcacagggacacgctgtggtaattctgatataaacagagtatactctgaacatatctttacaaggaaggaaaattcaatggtgtcaaatgtatatgatacctttcatccatcatcattcaacccagcacacatctcattcataagagaaaaacatacgacacattcattaggtagacgggtggggtaaggcccgacGAATGTCACATTCGTCCCGTACCGtatataattaatacaaattctGATATTGTTGAAGAAATCgattcatattttaaacaattcgtATCCAAGTAATTTTTGTCATTGttgataaaaatgttgtaattttaaataaattttgaaaattttcctacAATTACTAACAaaactataacaacaaaattacgAAAAGAAAACTTACCCATGACTTTACGAAATTCTTGAAAATCTtgagtaaatttaatatttgaaaatcttGAGTAAATTTGTGTAGAAATTTGTTgagaacaatttgttttgctagaaaataaaaacaaataaaaaattaaataacaataaaacactAATAATTGATATTATACCTTTTGCAGGAACATTTTAATAtagagactaaactaaagaaacttgcagcttaaacatttaaatgtttgtttcatAAAATGGAAGTGTTTCAAAAAtgaaatatgaatgtataacaattaaaattacatgCCCAATAAGGCGGTAAATTCACAAACAGGCTTAACAGCATTGGGAGAACAAGCCTGGCGTACAGACATTTCCCAAGTATCCAATAGATGTGATAAAGAATACAATTTAGGCAATTTAGCAATGCGAGACATTAAAGCATTCTGTACAGCCTTAAGAAAAACGGTAGCAGAATAGTCTTGTTCAATAAGAGAACATTCCGGAGAGGCCCAGGGATAGTCTTCTGTAATATAAGAAATAGACATTAaacttagaaaataattgatttttagattaaaacaaACCTGGTATATTAACACTAACTGGTGGTACGCTAGGCAATTTCTTGTCATCTAGACAgcatattaatttaatagatttaatattattttgtgcgGTAGGATCTAAAGTAACTTTAAACTTTTGATCTAAACGAGCTATTTCTCCCTGCAAAACATGTGGTATTTCTATATCCGCACTAATGGTGGGTTTCTCTGACAAACGACGCATTTTAGGTGGTGCTGGTGCCGATATATCTGTACCAAATAGTAATTCCAAACTAGGACGAAAGGTTCTATAGAGTGTATGATTGGCAATGGGACTTTGTAGGGTAGTATTGATGACTTCCATTAAAGGATTGGaagatttctaaaaaaaatttataaaaaatataaataaatttgttttataaaagaaaaaaaggaaaacttacTCCAAATGTCTGTCCACAAAATGGTGATATTTTCATATTCTCTAAAACTTTTTCACATTTCAATAGCGTCTCTAAAGGCACTCTTTTCATGGGATTACTTAGAATTTCCAATAATTTACTCATTTTTGTATAGGACTCTGCATTATTGCCATCATTACGAAACTTGGCCACCATACGCATTAAGGTTTctttgtatttagttaattgtttatatttctctCGATACAATTGATCTTCTTGTGCATTGAAGGGACTATTTTGAGTTACCTGTCCAGGTGTATTAAGTGGTGCACTTGGCGATTGACGCATTTGTTGTCTTTGATTGGGATTTTGCATTAAACCTGGCATTTGTGGACTAGAGGAGGGCACTAATGCTGGGCTTGGTATCATTTGTGGATTGGGTAAGGGTTGTGGTCCCTGTGGTCCACCACCGGCTTGATTGTTTTGTTGtaactgttgctgctgttgattgTTGACCACCTGTTGTTGcaattgctgttgctgctgaaCATTTAAGCCTCCAGCTGGGGAGGATACGGTAGAGGGAGAAGGGCTTTGTCTGTGGAATTGTTGCTGTCCTACCACACCACGATTAACATTAAACATTTGCTGACCCTGTCCCATTGTCATGTTGGGATTTTTCTGCATTCCCGGAGGAATATTTAGCATTTGATTGAGATTACCTGGAAATGAAAGGATTAAAGGATTTGTAAAGCATGAGGATTCTTAAAcatctttttaataataatttttataaaaatgcccTTTTAATCGTGCCAACTTAGAAAGAACATAATTTTCAATGATTTTCTTTATATCCAAATTTCTACTTACCTTGAGATCCCGCAGCATGCGGCATACCGCCTTGTTGACCTTGTTGCCCAGCATTACCAACATTATTGGGATGCATAGGTCCGCCTGTGCCAACACCGCCAACTTGATTCTGTTGCATATTCGGTGGTATACCCTGCATACCTTGATTGGCACCAGCATTAGGTCCAGCTACATTCATCGTTACCACAGGGCCACCCTGATTCATGCGAGCATTCATCATTTGATTAAGCTGTGGATGTTGCATACCCATTTGCTgcatttgttgctgttgcatttGATTAGGCAGCTGCTGGACATTCATGGTGACAAC of the Lucilia cuprina isolate Lc7/37 chromosome 2, ASM2204524v1, whole genome shotgun sequence genome contains:
- the LOC111683752 gene encoding mediator of RNA polymerase II transcription subunit 15, giving the protein MSEEWQSQKFRQNVIAKINDMLQSTGQDGIKNASVMENHIFKKSKNKDEYLGLVAKLFMHFKDLSQRRPQQAPQPNAEMGQQNMMQDPLNALQNLASQGNRNPQMMSMPGGPNVQQGAGPGGPVPASNLLQTLNQQRPGQQQMQQMQGIRPQMTMGAGGPGQQQGNIVGGGPGQQQMMPQMGGPGGLQMNVMGGPNGGPNQQMVGNAQQMGGPSGGPGVGPGGPQGMPGQLNQMGGPNTGGPMGPGSSGPGGPNQMQMNSGGQIQGGPVVTMNVQQLPNQMQQQQMQQMGMQHPQLNQMMNARMNQGGPVVTMNVAGPNAGANQGMQGIPPNMQQNQVGGVGTGGPMHPNNVGNAGQQGQQGGMPHAAGSQGNLNQMLNIPPGMQKNPNMTMGQGQQMFNVNRGVVGQQQFHRQSPSPSTVSSPAGGLNVQQQQQLQQQVVNNQQQQQLQQNNQAGGGPQGPQPLPNPQMIPSPALVPSSSPQMPGLMQNPNQRQQMRQSPSAPLNTPGQVTQNSPFNAQEDQLYREKYKQLTKYKETLMRMVAKFRNDGNNAESYTKMSKLLEILSNPMKRVPLETLLKCEKVLENMKISPFCGQTFGKSSNPLMEVINTTLQSPIANHTLYRTFRPSLELLFGTDISAPAPPKMRRLSEKPTISADIEIPHVLQGEIARLDQKFKVTLDPTAQNNIKSIKLICCLDDKKLPSVPPVSVNIPEDYPWASPECSLIEQDYSATVFLKAVQNALMSRIAKLPKLYSLSHLLDTWEMSVRQACSPNAVKPVCEFTALLGM